The Helianthus annuus cultivar XRQ/B chromosome 15, HanXRQr2.0-SUNRISE, whole genome shotgun sequence genomic sequence CTCATTTTTTCTCATTCTTCACCACATACATattcacactctctctctcttccaacTCATCCCCTCTCTCCTCCACATTATATGTAAACATTATAAGTAGTAGAACATGAAGCACCTTAACTGAAACATGTAACTGAGACGTTACACTAGACGTGGAAAAGTTAAAAGATAGAAAAAGAAAGTGTAATTTAATGTTATGCAACCTTTTAAGATACGAGTTGACTTTTAACTTCTAACAATTCAACCCTTTTTAGCAAAATGTTGCATCGGATCTTTTAATGCAACATATAATGTTGAACGAAGTTGTTTTATAATCAAATGCAACTTATGCTAAAAGGTTTCTTCTAAAAGCTCGCATTAGTCTCATTTTCTAGTATTGTCTCCAATGAGTAGCTTAAAAACGTTATGTCTACATCTATCCGAGTTGCCTCTCACAACCAAAAACACTCCACTCTTGGTACTCTCATAGAATCCGTCTGATCATGTCCTAGGACACAACACGGGTTCAAAAACGCTCATTCAACATCCGTATGATCCTGTCCTAGGACACAACACGCCCATTCAACATGCTCTTAGAGTATTTAAAATCTTGTTGATCATCAAACCTCAATTTCCATGCATGGAACTATGGAAGCTAATGTTAAGCAAGCAATAAAGGCATATGAACTCAAAAAGGAAAGTGTGTAAACATCCTGAAGTAACACCACCCATTTCAATACAATTCCAAACCCCCATGCGATCCCTATCTAGTGTGTGACCATCATGTGAATGAATGTGTGTGAAAACTGAAAAGCCATCTAGTGGATTAGATTGACCCCATGAATTGAAAGCTTTATCTTTTCATGTATTCAGACTGCTTTGTTCAGAACACAGAAACCAGCCAGCCTGCTTACAGAAAGACTGCAAAAAGCCCATCTTTTCTCCATTCATTGTCGATGTCACAATCTTCAAGGTTGCCACTTTCTTTTTCTTTACCACCCCCTAACTCCGCATTTACTTACTGACATTTACATTGCATACAGCAAACAAGACAAATGTAGTTGACATACTTTAAAAGAGTGTAAATATGGTGGAGATGTTGGGGTAAAAGGGTCCTTTAGTAGAGAAGAGTCAATCATACTAAGACGACTTTGGCAAAAGTAAAACACATCCTTTTTTGGTTTTTTCTTCAACAAGTTGGATCATGAAATGAAAGGAAATGTAAATATTAGTTTCTATCATCATAAGAATATAAATATTACACAATATTCTATAGCAAGTTCTTGTAAAATGATATACAATAGTTATACATTGCGGCGTTTTACTTTAGAAACAATAATATGTTGAGAAGTACGAAAACGCATACTAGAAAGGAGCGAAATTACCGACAAAAATTTCAACAAGAATTTCTACATGTTTCCGAACAAATACCAACACCGTTGAAAACCCTGATTTAGCGACCGCTGAAAACCCTGATTTAGCGACATAATACCGATCATATACCAACACCGCTGAAAACCCTAATTTGTATGCGTATAGCTTCAATGAAAAAAGTAAAATTATAAAATGATAGTTTATTTATCTCACCACACTCTTCTTTGATTTTATCTATATCTTATGAATCTTTTAAGTATATAAAGATATGCACATACAAAATATATGCATGCAATGATGCAAATGACTTGCATTTGTAGTGCATTAGCACAAAATACTATCAATAACATGTATTTTTTCCCCACAAAATATATGCATTCTATTCCATATATGATAAAATAGTACATGGTTAACTCGTTCTCACAATCAACACAATCCTATACATAACTATGTTAATTATAATTAGTAAAAAGATTATAAAAAGTAGATTATTATTCTGAAACATAACTTGATTGGTAAAGCTAATAAAGTAAGAAACTTTGCTCAGAACAAACTAAGATCAGAAGCAACTCAAAAACCCTAATGAGAACATGAAACCGTTTGTTCTTGGTTAATAACTACATAGAAGTAGAGATGATCATTTAAATTCAACATTACAAGATCAAAAGCTACTAAAAATAccctaacaaaaaaaaaaccaataaaaAGTTCTAAAAAAAACATAACCTCTCAATTCTCATAACCATTTTTCACGAACCAATAATAACATGTTTTCAATTTTTACTCAATATGGTTGCCTTGCTGTAGGTGCCCAAATAACATCAGATGGAAGATGAGAGCTATACATCGACATCGAATCAGCCGCCGTTGTTGACGGCGGCTGCTGATGCCGACCCTCTCCTCCGCTAGCTGGAGCTCCCTCTCCAGCTGGTGGAGGAGACTGGTCGCTTGGAGCGAGGGACCCGCTCGCTCCGCCCGAGGTTTCATCTTCGGACGGCAGTCGATGATACATCGGGTTATTAAACGACGCAGCGATGATGTAAACTGTGCCGGCGGAGACGAGCGGGCCCGCCACCGCTCCACCGACTATTTGCCCTTGCGGGCCTGCTAACGAGATAGTAAACCCGTTAGCGAAAGCTGCCACTTGTGCAgaaaaacccgaacccgatggGAAAACAGTGGCGGATATTGATAAGATATCAAACCGGCCGTGGAACGTGACGGTGCCGCCGGGGGTGGTGGTGGGTTGACGGAGTGACACGTTGGCAACGGTGCCGGAACCGGTTAACACACATAACCCAGTGT encodes the following:
- the LOC110885803 gene encoding AT-hook motif nuclear-localized protein 28; its protein translation is MKGEYHRDDNNNNTTHPHPTTNMFSKFHPHHHHQPPQQPQPPPQHFAHQFQLSNTSEEADSRSRSPSHAISPIVGVKKDANDGASIETVKRPRGRPPGSKNKPKPPVIITREPDPAMSPYVLELPGGTDIVDAVNNYCRKRNTGLCVLTGSGTVANVSLRQPTTTPGGTVTFHGRFDILSISATVFPSGSGFSAQVAAFANGFTISLAGPQGQIVGGAVAGPLVSAGTVYIIAASFNNPMYHRLPSEDETSGGASGSLAPSDQSPPPAGEGAPASGGEGRHQQPPSTTAADSMSMYSSHLPSDVIWAPTARQPY